A region of Sporosarcina sp. FSL W7-1349 DNA encodes the following proteins:
- a CDS encoding DUF1646 family protein, translating to MIIGLIVILLFVLFLPFTVKIVERNLEVFLFLMGFAAVLVSQVLDRTLIMKALEDPIHITLAVVVAGLLFRWLQKPVEKTILGMSRALPFRLFLALIVIFLGIVSSIITAIIAAIVLVAVVSVLRLDRKSEIRLVILACYSIGLGAVLTPIGEPLSTVAVSKLDESFFYLLKLIGPEIIPGVFIFGLLAALMIHPKKQFRKRMDQETESYMDILIRGFKVYLFVMALTLLGAGFEPFIERYLLGLNPLILYWINMISAVLDNATLAAAEISPAMDDTTIQAILLGLLISGGMLIPGNIPNIIAAGKLNIKSLEWMRFAVPVGLIAMLAYFLVIVFF from the coding sequence ATGATAATAGGTTTAATTGTCATCCTGCTCTTCGTATTGTTCCTGCCGTTCACAGTGAAAATTGTTGAAAGGAATTTGGAGGTCTTTTTATTTTTGATGGGGTTTGCGGCTGTCCTAGTCAGTCAAGTTCTCGATAGGACCCTCATCATGAAAGCGCTTGAAGACCCGATACATATTACATTGGCCGTCGTTGTAGCTGGGTTGCTTTTCCGCTGGCTGCAGAAACCTGTCGAGAAAACGATACTCGGGATGAGCCGGGCGCTCCCTTTCCGTCTTTTCTTAGCGCTCATCGTTATTTTCCTCGGTATCGTTTCTAGCATCATCACTGCGATTATTGCGGCGATTGTTCTGGTCGCGGTCGTCAGTGTGTTGAGACTTGATCGAAAATCCGAAATCCGGCTTGTTATACTGGCTTGTTACTCGATCGGACTCGGCGCTGTTCTGACGCCAATCGGAGAACCGCTTTCAACTGTTGCTGTAAGTAAGCTCGATGAAAGTTTCTTTTATTTATTGAAGCTGATCGGTCCGGAAATCATACCGGGTGTTTTCATTTTCGGACTATTGGCTGCATTGATGATCCATCCGAAAAAGCAGTTTCGCAAACGGATGGACCAAGAGACCGAATCGTATATGGATATTCTGATCCGCGGCTTCAAAGTCTATCTATTCGTCATGGCTCTCACTTTGCTCGGTGCAGGTTTTGAGCCGTTCATCGAACGTTATTTGCTTGGGCTCAATCCGCTCATCCTCTACTGGATTAATATGATATCCGCCGTGTTGGATAACGCTACATTGGCCGCCGCGGAAATCAGCCCTGCCATGGATGATACGACCATCCAAGCAATTCTACTTGGACTCCTTATCAGCGGAGGGATGCTGATTCCGGGAAACATCCCGAATATTATCGCGGCCGGCAAATTGAACATTAAAAGTTTGGAATGGATGCGCTTCGCCGTGCCCGTCGGTTTAATCGCCATGCTTGCGTATTTTTTAGTCATCGTCTTTTTTTAG
- a CDS encoding YufK family protein — translation MKNPYLFGYLPFVTISLFSLTFGVYTVSTSIGLFKEIGLYSGMREFLTDMQLRVFLLVVYALLFFMLFSALKLIAQTIHETAMLFFSKDPEGISYSEARGGNVIYFFGSLVSAGGINSIKLLAGIFLLTTFIYFVFTVYKLSKFMTVASTIGLLVFEITIWSAFLSIIIYILLRLYNGLIASLPFLGNEMD, via the coding sequence ATGAAAAATCCATACCTTTTTGGTTACTTGCCTTTTGTGACCATCAGTCTATTCAGCTTGACGTTTGGGGTTTATACAGTGAGTACGTCCATCGGCTTGTTCAAGGAAATTGGGCTTTATTCAGGAATGCGCGAGTTTTTGACGGATATGCAGCTGCGCGTCTTCCTTCTCGTCGTCTATGCACTCCTGTTTTTTATGTTATTTTCCGCGCTGAAGCTGATCGCGCAAACAATCCATGAAACAGCGATGCTCTTTTTTTCAAAAGATCCGGAAGGCATATCCTACAGTGAAGCGAGGGGAGGCAATGTCATCTACTTCTTCGGTTCTCTTGTCTCCGCAGGGGGGATCAATTCCATCAAACTGCTGGCGGGCATCTTTTTACTCACGACGTTCATCTATTTCGTATTCACGGTTTATAAACTCAGCAAGTTCATGACGGTGGCCAGCACAATCGGATTGTTAGTGTTCGAGATTACGATTTGGAGCGCTTTCCTATCAATCATTATATACATCCTCCTGCGCCTCTATAACGGGTTAATTGCAAGTTTGCCCTTCCTTGGAAATGAAATGGACTAG
- the mnhG gene encoding monovalent cation/H(+) antiporter subunit G: MTVLANSLIVLTIVVGVIFTIVTVIGVLRLPDVYTRAHAASKSATLGVLSILLGVFFHFWFNEGHFSIQLLLAIAFLFITSPIGGHLMSRAAYLSGVKPSDLTVGDELAEVVKKNEKGKTKLHEEE, translated from the coding sequence GTGACCGTACTAGCTAATAGTTTGATTGTCCTTACGATTGTCGTGGGTGTCATCTTTACGATTGTCACGGTGATCGGTGTTCTTCGATTGCCCGATGTCTATACACGGGCACACGCGGCTTCCAAGAGCGCGACACTGGGGGTTCTGAGTATCTTGCTCGGTGTCTTCTTCCACTTCTGGTTCAATGAAGGGCATTTCAGTATTCAACTTTTGCTCGCCATCGCCTTCTTGTTCATCACTTCTCCTATCGGGGGACATTTGATGAGCCGGGCTGCCTACTTGTCAGGTGTCAAGCCGAGCGATTTGACCGTTGGGGATGAACTGGCCGAAGTTGTCAAAAAGAACGAAAAGGGAAAAACCAAACTTCATGAAGAAGAATAA
- a CDS encoding Na(+)/H(+) antiporter subunit C — protein MELIMAIVIGVLFTAAVYLILSRSLLKIILGTGLLSHGAHLLILTMGGLGGPAPPVLAEGVTDYVDPLPQALILTAIVISFGVTAVILVMAYRAYAEHKTDNMNLMKGNDEHD, from the coding sequence ATGGAACTGATCATGGCCATTGTTATCGGTGTCCTGTTTACCGCCGCCGTCTATCTGATCCTTTCACGAAGCTTATTGAAGATCATCCTCGGAACCGGTTTGTTGAGTCACGGTGCCCATTTGCTCATCTTGACGATGGGTGGCTTGGGCGGACCGGCACCTCCTGTTTTGGCGGAAGGCGTGACCGATTACGTCGACCCTTTGCCTCAAGCCCTGATTCTGACCGCAATCGTCATCAGCTTCGGAGTGACGGCCGTCATTCTCGTGATGGCGTACCGGGCCTATGCCGAGCATAAGACGGATAATATGAATCTGATGAAAGGAAATGACGAACATGATTAA
- a CDS encoding Na+/H+ antiporter subunit E → MAFQILLNFFIAVVWMFMNSSMSATTFIVGYLIGLLLIIMMRRFFKTRLYIWRAWAAVKLTLLFFKELTLSNISVLLLVIRPKLNIQPMIFALPTDLEHDWEITLLSSLITLTPGTIVMNVSDDQRTLYIHAIDVDDVEEAIDSIKNSFEKAIKEVSRP, encoded by the coding sequence ATGGCATTTCAAATATTATTGAACTTTTTTATTGCCGTCGTTTGGATGTTCATGAACTCCTCCATGTCGGCAACAACCTTCATCGTCGGATATTTGATCGGTCTCCTTTTGATTATCATGATGAGACGGTTTTTCAAGACCCGGCTGTATATATGGCGTGCTTGGGCCGCGGTGAAGCTCACATTGCTGTTTTTTAAAGAATTGACGCTCTCGAATATCTCGGTATTGCTTCTCGTCATCCGGCCGAAACTGAATATCCAACCGATGATATTCGCTCTGCCGACCGATTTGGAACATGATTGGGAAATCACTTTGCTCTCCAGTTTGATTACCCTGACGCCGGGAACTATCGTCATGAACGTTTCGGATGATCAGCGCACTCTCTATATTCACGCAATAGATGTGGACGATGTGGAAGAAGCGATTGATTCCATCAAAAATTCATTTGAAAAGGCGATCAAGGAGGTGAGCCGGCCATGA
- a CDS encoding Na+/H+ antiporter subunit D has product MINLLLFPIILPFLFAILLLFFKENVRLQRILTVIGLIVSLAASLLLVAKVKADGVQAITLGSWPAPFGISMVSDMLSALLVTTTILITLFIVIYSFTSIGEGRERYFYYSAILFMVTGVNGAFTTGDIFNMFVFFEVLLIASYVLIVLGGEKKQLRESIKYVLVNVVSSALFVITVAFLYSVVGTLNMADISVKLTEIGPSGIVTVIAILMLIVFGIKGSIFPLYFWLPGSYAAPPIPVLALFGALLTKVGVYAIMRTYTLFFLTDIGFTHSFLLVLSLLTVIAGCIGALAYFDLKQIIIYNIVIAVGVILFGASQMNEAGISGAIFYLIHDMLIKGALFLLIGIIIHVTGTSNLRKMGGLMKTHAPLGWMYLIAALGLAGVPPLSGFIGKLLIVKGAFEAGHIWGSIIILASSLIVLLSVIRIFIYAFWGEPQPLAAPKEKQSYRRLMMPAVVLVILSVVYGVGTEWLLPYMTDASDVLLQPSIYIDAVLKE; this is encoded by the coding sequence ATGATTAACTTACTTTTATTCCCGATCATTTTGCCATTCCTTTTCGCGATTCTGCTGCTCTTTTTCAAGGAAAATGTAAGACTTCAGCGAATTCTCACCGTCATCGGCCTGATTGTCAGTTTAGCAGCATCCCTACTACTGGTTGCTAAGGTGAAAGCAGATGGAGTTCAAGCTATCACGCTAGGCAGCTGGCCCGCCCCATTTGGCATTTCCATGGTTTCGGACATGCTATCTGCCCTGCTCGTGACGACGACGATTCTGATTACACTTTTCATCGTCATATACAGCTTTACCTCGATCGGCGAAGGGCGGGAGCGTTATTTCTACTATTCCGCCATCCTGTTCATGGTGACAGGGGTCAATGGAGCATTTACAACAGGCGATATTTTCAACATGTTTGTATTTTTCGAAGTGCTTCTCATCGCCTCGTACGTCCTGATTGTCTTAGGCGGGGAGAAAAAGCAACTTCGCGAATCGATTAAGTACGTCTTGGTCAACGTCGTTTCTTCGGCGCTATTCGTCATTACCGTTGCTTTCCTCTATTCCGTCGTCGGAACATTGAATATGGCTGACATCTCCGTGAAATTGACGGAAATCGGACCTTCGGGAATTGTCACGGTCATTGCGATTCTCATGTTAATCGTCTTTGGAATCAAAGGCTCGATTTTCCCGCTGTACTTCTGGCTGCCAGGCTCGTATGCGGCTCCTCCGATTCCGGTGCTTGCCCTATTCGGTGCCTTGCTGACGAAAGTCGGAGTGTATGCGATCATGAGGACCTATACATTGTTTTTCCTCACGGATATTGGCTTCACCCACAGTTTCCTGCTTGTCCTCTCGTTATTGACGGTCATCGCAGGTTGTATTGGAGCTCTTGCGTATTTTGATTTAAAACAGATTATCATCTACAACATCGTCATCGCGGTCGGGGTCATCCTGTTCGGTGCTTCTCAAATGAATGAAGCCGGCATTTCGGGAGCAATCTTCTACCTGATTCACGATATGTTGATCAAAGGGGCGCTATTTCTCTTGATCGGCATTATCATTCATGTGACCGGCACGTCGAATTTGCGGAAGATGGGCGGCCTGATGAAGACCCATGCCCCTCTTGGCTGGATGTATTTGATTGCTGCATTGGGACTGGCGGGCGTTCCTCCGCTTAGCGGCTTCATCGGAAAACTGCTGATTGTCAAAGGAGCATTTGAGGCTGGCCATATTTGGGGGAGCATTATCATTCTCGCTTCCAGCTTGATTGTCCTGTTGTCGGTCATCCGGATTTTCATCTACGCTTTTTGGGGAGAACCCCAACCGTTGGCGGCTCCGAAAGAGAAACAATCCTACCGCCGTCTGATGATGCCGGCCGTGGTTCTCGTCATTCTATCTGTCGTGTATGGAGTCGGAACCGAATGGCTGCTCCCTTATATGACGGATGCCTCGGATGTACTATTACAACCATCTATATACATAGATGCGGTGCTAAAGGAGTAG
- a CDS encoding Na(+)/H(+) antiporter subunit B, translating into MKTNDVILQTTTKVVFFMIFLFSIHIFFAGHYTPGGGFVGGLLTTGAIVLLLLAFDLKTIQRALPFNFTIVIAVGLILALGTASASIFFNVPFFTHAFDDFTLPLFGVTSLHTAMAFDAGVYLVVVGAAITIIQTIGGDV; encoded by the coding sequence ATGAAAACAAATGATGTCATCTTACAGACGACAACGAAAGTCGTATTCTTCATGATTTTCCTTTTTTCCATCCATATCTTCTTCGCCGGCCATTACACACCCGGCGGAGGGTTTGTCGGTGGATTGCTGACAACGGGAGCCATCGTTTTATTGCTGCTCGCTTTTGATTTGAAAACGATACAGAGGGCGTTGCCGTTCAATTTCACGATTGTCATCGCGGTCGGATTGATCTTGGCTCTCGGTACAGCATCGGCATCCATCTTTTTCAACGTCCCATTTTTCACGCATGCTTTTGATGACTTCACGCTGCCTCTATTCGGTGTGACTTCCCTGCACACAGCGATGGCTTTTGACGCTGGAGTTTACTTGGTAGTGGTCGGGGCAGCCATCACGATCATACAGACGATTGGAGGCGATGTGTAA
- a CDS encoding Na(+)/H(+) antiporter subunit F1: MITFIWACLIVVVLCIIGLLYRVYKGPSIPDRLIALDGIGVMLISAIALLSILFDTEFFIEVILLIAIMSFIGTVSFSKFIEKGEIIERDRTS; the protein is encoded by the coding sequence ATGATAACATTCATTTGGGCTTGTTTAATAGTAGTGGTTCTCTGTATTATAGGGTTGCTCTATCGTGTCTATAAAGGGCCTTCCATACCGGACCGCCTCATTGCCTTGGATGGCATCGGTGTCATGCTCATCTCCGCCATTGCATTGCTTTCCATCCTCTTCGATACTGAGTTTTTCATCGAGGTCATATTACTGATAGCTATCATGTCTTTCATTGGAACGGTTTCCTTCTCGAAATTCATTGAGAAAGGGGAGATTATCGAACGTGACCGTACTAGCTAA
- a CDS encoding catalase, producing the protein MSDKQDRSKNDKEKQLEFFKVDDKGQKLTTNQGLKVSEDEFSLKAGIRGPTLMEDFHFREKLTHFDHERIPERVVHARGFAAHGEFQLYENMREFTKAKFLQNTSIKTPVFVRFSTVNGARGSADTARDARGFATKFYTEEGNYDLVANNIPVFFIQDAIKFPDVVHAFKPEPDNDIPQASTAHDTFWDFVANNQESAHMIMWIMSDRAIPRSFRMMEGFGVNTFRFVNEHGKASFVKFHWKPLLGTHSLVWEEAQKLGGVDPDFHRNDLWNAIEQGFYPEFELGVQILNEEDEFALGYDILDATKLWPEEIIPVKIIGKMTLNRNVDNFFAETEQVAFHPGNVVPGIDFTNDPLLQGRLFSYIDTQLIRLGGPNFHEIPINRPIVPFHNNQREGYHRQTINKGKVSYHRNSLAGNTPAPASVAEGGYAHYQEKVEGRKIQARSESFADHFSQATLFWNSMSPAEKQHIIDAFSFELGKVKSLSVRKQVVDMFANVSLELTTAFAKRIGVAPPSKGGSTVVESSPALSQQNTIFTPSTRKVAVILANGFNGPEVKYVIDRLTAADLMPEFISETQGEVVGTDGVTFNVDHTFLTAKSVQYDAVYIVNGSNKKFNKDAAYFIDEAFSHYKPIGATHQGIQFLTVNKFDGKPGVIAGYDIRDFPDEFICAIAAHRFWNRKIV; encoded by the coding sequence TTGAGCGATAAACAAGATCGAAGTAAGAATGATAAGGAGAAACAACTTGAGTTTTTCAAGGTGGATGACAAAGGACAAAAGCTGACGACTAACCAAGGATTGAAAGTGTCGGAAGATGAATTTTCCTTGAAAGCGGGGATACGTGGCCCGACCCTAATGGAGGACTTTCATTTCCGCGAGAAGTTGACCCATTTTGATCATGAACGAATTCCCGAAAGAGTCGTCCACGCCCGGGGGTTTGCGGCACACGGAGAGTTTCAATTATATGAGAACATGCGCGAATTTACAAAAGCGAAATTCTTACAAAATACTTCAATTAAAACACCGGTGTTCGTCCGGTTTTCCACAGTCAATGGAGCTAGGGGATCCGCCGACACTGCCCGGGATGCGAGAGGATTTGCGACGAAGTTTTATACCGAGGAAGGAAATTATGATTTAGTCGCCAATAATATCCCGGTCTTTTTCATCCAGGATGCGATCAAATTCCCGGACGTTGTGCACGCCTTCAAACCGGAACCGGACAATGACATCCCGCAGGCTTCGACGGCACATGATACGTTCTGGGATTTCGTGGCCAACAACCAGGAGAGTGCACATATGATCATGTGGATCATGTCGGACCGGGCCATTCCGAGAAGTTTTCGCATGATGGAAGGATTCGGCGTGAATACTTTCCGATTTGTCAATGAACACGGGAAAGCTTCCTTTGTTAAATTTCACTGGAAGCCCCTGTTAGGAACCCACTCCCTCGTTTGGGAGGAGGCTCAAAAATTAGGGGGAGTAGATCCCGATTTCCATCGCAACGACTTATGGAATGCGATTGAACAAGGGTTTTATCCCGAATTTGAGCTGGGAGTCCAAATTTTGAACGAAGAGGATGAGTTTGCGCTCGGATATGATATTTTGGATGCAACAAAGCTTTGGCCCGAAGAAATTATTCCGGTTAAAATCATTGGAAAAATGACATTAAACCGGAATGTAGATAATTTTTTCGCTGAAACCGAGCAGGTTGCTTTCCATCCGGGCAACGTCGTCCCTGGGATTGACTTTACAAATGATCCGTTACTGCAAGGTCGTCTCTTCTCCTATATCGATACACAGCTGATCCGTCTCGGCGGTCCAAATTTCCATGAAATACCGATCAACAGACCAATCGTTCCCTTCCATAACAACCAGCGCGAAGGTTATCACCGACAAACTATTAATAAAGGGAAAGTGAGCTATCACCGAAATTCCTTGGCAGGAAACACGCCTGCTCCCGCAAGTGTGGCGGAAGGCGGCTACGCACATTACCAGGAGAAAGTAGAGGGGCGAAAAATCCAGGCTCGTAGCGAAAGTTTCGCAGACCATTTCTCCCAGGCAACCCTCTTTTGGAACAGCATGAGCCCTGCGGAAAAACAACATATCATTGATGCGTTCAGTTTTGAATTAGGAAAAGTGAAAAGTCTTTCGGTGAGAAAGCAAGTCGTCGATATGTTTGCGAATGTCAGTTTAGAATTAACAACAGCATTTGCAAAAAGAATCGGTGTGGCTCCGCCCTCCAAAGGCGGTTCAACCGTCGTAGAATCATCTCCGGCACTCAGCCAACAAAATACGATTTTCACTCCAAGCACACGGAAAGTTGCCGTAATACTAGCAAACGGTTTTAACGGTCCCGAGGTCAAGTATGTGATTGATCGCTTAACGGCGGCTGATCTGATGCCTGAATTCATCAGCGAAACCCAAGGGGAAGTTGTTGGTACGGATGGAGTTACATTTAACGTGGATCACACTTTCCTCACCGCAAAATCCGTTCAGTATGATGCCGTTTATATAGTGAACGGCAGTAATAAGAAATTCAATAAAGAT
- a CDS encoding Na+/H+ antiporter subunit A, with protein sequence MEFVFLIFLPIVAALFVPFLYKKVKGIHTGWFVLLVPVALFLYYIRLIKTTMDGGHLISELQWIPSLGISFVSYIDGLSLLFTLLITGIGALVVLYSIFYLDKNREKLGNFYVYLLLFMSAMLGVVQSDNVISLYLFWELTSISSFLLIGYWYTRDRSRFGALKSMMITVFGGFMMLGGFILLGIMGDTFSIRELIDQSSGFVGQSFFTIALVLVLLGAFTKSAQFPFYIWLPDAMEAPTPVSAYLHSATMVKAGLYLVARFTPIFAASELWIWLVTGIGLLTLFWGSFFAVKQTDLKAILAFSTVSQLGLIMSLLGAGAITYHTNEAIFGFAMFAAIFHLINHATFKGSLFMIAGIVDHETGTRDIRKLGGLMSIMPISFTVAFIGSMSMAGLPPFNGFLSKEMFLQSMLALKHFELYNFSTWGILFPVIAWIASVFTFIYSFYFVFRTFAGKGKIETLPNKPHEAPIGMLVSPVFLAALVVTIFFIPNIVAKWFIKPAVMAIQPTLYNHPSEIGVHVAAWHGFESVELWLTVGVIAVGGILYSTLSKWQKLYDVQPNGLSLNHFYDSAMLFSERGMNKISRFYMTGHIRTYLIMMFAFIAAGTIATLFGKNAFVVDPSSFAPVHTYGVLTAVVLLLAVYMVVVAKTRLSAIIALGAVGYSVALFFVIYKAPDLALTQLVIETVSVALFLLAFQHLPKLQSHGETKKNKLTNAIIALGVGVTVTLVALSAHSQKLIPSISQYYKDTVYSEAAGGNIVNVILVDYRGFDTLFEIAVLSIAGIGVLSMIRLRLARKESTNENK encoded by the coding sequence TTGGAATTCGTGTTTTTGATATTCCTACCGATCGTCGCTGCATTGTTCGTGCCCTTTCTATATAAGAAAGTAAAAGGCATACATACAGGTTGGTTTGTACTACTTGTCCCGGTCGCACTGTTTCTCTATTACATCCGCTTGATCAAGACGACCATGGACGGAGGACATCTCATCTCTGAACTCCAGTGGATTCCATCGCTCGGAATATCATTTGTTTCGTATATTGATGGTCTCAGTCTCCTGTTCACCCTACTAATCACGGGGATCGGGGCACTTGTCGTGCTCTACTCCATTTTTTATTTGGATAAAAACCGGGAAAAGTTGGGCAACTTCTATGTCTACTTACTCCTATTCATGAGCGCTATGCTCGGCGTTGTCCAATCGGATAATGTCATTTCGCTCTATTTGTTTTGGGAACTCACCTCAATCTCATCATTCCTCCTCATCGGGTATTGGTATACGCGGGACCGCTCGAGATTTGGTGCTTTAAAATCGATGATGATTACAGTGTTTGGCGGATTTATGATGCTTGGGGGATTCATCCTTTTAGGAATTATGGGGGATACCTTTTCAATCCGGGAACTGATTGACCAATCTTCCGGTTTTGTCGGACAGTCCTTTTTCACTATCGCTCTAGTCTTGGTCTTGCTCGGAGCATTTACTAAATCCGCTCAATTCCCGTTCTATATTTGGTTGCCGGATGCAATGGAAGCGCCTACGCCAGTCAGTGCGTACCTCCACTCTGCCACCATGGTGAAAGCTGGACTCTATTTGGTCGCTCGTTTTACGCCGATTTTTGCCGCTTCCGAACTATGGATTTGGCTAGTGACCGGCATCGGATTGCTTACGCTGTTCTGGGGTTCATTCTTTGCCGTGAAGCAAACGGATTTAAAAGCGATCCTTGCGTTTTCAACGGTCAGTCAGCTCGGGTTGATCATGTCCTTGCTCGGCGCGGGAGCTATTACATATCATACCAATGAAGCGATTTTTGGATTTGCTATGTTCGCCGCTATCTTCCATTTGATCAATCATGCGACATTTAAAGGAAGTTTGTTCATGATTGCCGGAATTGTGGATCATGAGACCGGCACGCGGGATATCCGAAAACTCGGCGGATTGATGAGCATCATGCCGATCAGTTTTACGGTTGCTTTCATCGGATCCATGTCAATGGCCGGATTGCCGCCCTTCAATGGCTTTTTAAGTAAGGAAATGTTCCTGCAATCGATGCTTGCTTTAAAGCATTTCGAACTGTACAACTTTTCGACATGGGGAATTCTTTTCCCTGTCATCGCTTGGATAGCGAGCGTATTCACATTCATTTACAGCTTCTATTTTGTATTCCGGACCTTTGCAGGCAAAGGGAAAATCGAGACATTGCCAAACAAACCGCATGAGGCTCCAATCGGTATGCTGGTGTCCCCTGTTTTCTTGGCAGCGCTTGTCGTCACAATCTTCTTTATCCCGAATATCGTCGCAAAATGGTTCATCAAACCCGCCGTTATGGCAATCCAGCCTACGCTATACAATCACCCTTCCGAAATCGGGGTGCATGTTGCGGCATGGCATGGATTTGAATCGGTGGAGTTGTGGTTGACAGTCGGTGTGATTGCTGTGGGAGGCATTCTCTACAGTACGCTTTCCAAATGGCAGAAGCTCTACGACGTCCAACCGAATGGCCTATCTTTGAATCATTTCTATGATTCGGCGATGCTTTTCAGCGAACGCGGTATGAATAAGATATCTCGTTTCTACATGACGGGGCATATCCGCACCTATTTGATCATGATGTTCGCTTTTATCGCAGCTGGTACAATTGCAACGCTGTTCGGTAAAAATGCTTTCGTAGTCGATCCATCGAGTTTTGCACCGGTCCATACATATGGCGTTTTGACAGCGGTTGTCCTGTTGCTGGCTGTTTATATGGTCGTGGTCGCAAAAACCCGTTTGTCGGCAATCATTGCACTCGGGGCTGTAGGCTACTCGGTCGCCTTGTTCTTTGTCATTTACAAAGCGCCTGACCTGGCCCTAACGCAGCTTGTCATCGAAACCGTATCCGTCGCTTTATTCTTGTTAGCATTCCAGCACTTGCCGAAGCTGCAATCGCACGGAGAGACTAAGAAGAACAAATTGACCAATGCCATTATTGCACTGGGCGTAGGCGTGACGGTAACTTTAGTTGCCCTATCTGCCCATTCGCAAAAGTTAATCCCATCTATTTCCCAGTATTATAAAGATACGGTTTATTCGGAAGCGGCAGGCGGAAATATCGTCAACGTCATCTTAGTGGATTACCGTGGGTTTGATACTTTGTTCGAGATTGCCGTTCTTTCTATAGCAGGGATTGGCGTCCTGAGCATGATTCGTTTGCGTCTTGCAAGAAAGGAGAGTACGAATGAAAACAAATGA